The Streptomyces phaeolivaceus genome has a window encoding:
- a CDS encoding copper resistance CopC/CopD family protein — MLLGTVLVLFLLGGAGTASAHAALKGSDPVDGSVLDTAPRDITLRFTESVSLLEDSLRVVDPENRAVDTGKPGRAGGRADTARVTLPAGLDDGTYTIAWRVVSADSHPISGALIFSIGEPSATAAVLPADLTEDPFTSSLYDITRYFAYGALALLIGVTFFLAIVLGRPSEALRKLLMSGWLALLLASAVLLLLRGPYERGSGVGTVLDLTVLRETLVSRPGLALLARLALLALAALLLVRVRRRGEQGAAGEREEAWGRGALVCGALISVGLAGTWAAAEHASAGIQVPVAMTSSVLHLLAMAVWLGGLTALLTVLYRAPQTLSAAVVNRFSRLSFLSVIVLVVTGVYQSWRGLGSWSALTSTAYGEVLVAKLVAVLLLLVAAAFSRRWTGRLGTATSATASAGEETEAGEQAEADERVTAAVAVAVAVAARVPERVGAVESEVPSDSTTGDSTTTDSSAGDKPNDDSSNEVPSNKVSSNKVSSDETLLDEDPTWADPPRQALRRSVLAEFTVAVIVLVITTVLTGTLPGRAAAEIAKESAGAAAGGVTASSSTVPFDVGTPNGHGKVQIDLGPGRVGKNSVQAVVFGPDDGIATVPELRLTFTLKSQKIGPIDAKLTDRGGYWATDTLQLPLPGKWTMKLTVRTTEIDQVTVEKSVRVS; from the coding sequence GTGCTGCTGGGCACCGTGCTGGTCCTGTTCCTCCTCGGCGGGGCGGGTACCGCGTCCGCGCACGCCGCACTGAAGGGAAGCGACCCCGTCGACGGAAGCGTCCTCGACACCGCCCCCCGGGACATCACCCTCCGCTTCACCGAGTCGGTAAGCCTCCTGGAGGACTCCCTCCGCGTCGTCGACCCGGAGAACCGGGCCGTCGACACCGGCAAGCCGGGACGCGCGGGCGGCCGGGCCGACACGGCACGTGTCACCCTCCCCGCCGGCCTCGACGACGGCACGTACACGATCGCCTGGCGGGTGGTCTCCGCCGACAGCCACCCCATCTCGGGTGCCCTGATCTTCTCCATCGGCGAACCGTCCGCGACGGCCGCGGTCCTCCCCGCCGACCTCACCGAGGACCCGTTCACCTCCTCCCTCTACGACATCACCCGCTACTTCGCGTACGGCGCCCTCGCCCTGCTCATCGGCGTGACGTTCTTCCTCGCGATCGTGCTCGGACGCCCGAGCGAGGCGCTGCGCAAGCTGCTGATGTCGGGCTGGCTGGCCCTGCTGCTGGCCTCGGCGGTACTGCTGCTGCTCCGCGGTCCGTACGAGCGGGGCAGCGGCGTCGGGACCGTCCTCGACCTCACCGTCCTGCGCGAGACGCTGGTCAGCCGGCCGGGACTCGCCCTGCTGGCCCGGCTCGCGCTGCTCGCGCTGGCCGCCCTCCTGCTCGTACGCGTACGCCGGCGGGGCGAGCAGGGTGCGGCGGGGGAGCGCGAGGAGGCGTGGGGCAGGGGCGCGCTCGTGTGCGGGGCGCTGATCTCCGTCGGCCTCGCCGGGACCTGGGCCGCCGCCGAGCATGCCTCGGCCGGGATCCAGGTGCCGGTCGCGATGACGTCCTCCGTGCTGCATCTGCTCGCCATGGCCGTCTGGCTGGGCGGGCTGACCGCGCTGCTCACCGTGTTGTACCGGGCGCCGCAGACCCTGTCGGCCGCCGTGGTCAACCGTTTCTCCCGGCTCTCCTTCCTCTCGGTGATCGTCCTCGTCGTCACCGGCGTCTACCAGTCCTGGCGCGGCCTCGGCTCCTGGTCCGCCCTCACCTCCACGGCGTACGGGGAGGTCCTCGTCGCCAAGCTGGTCGCGGTACTGCTCCTGCTGGTGGCGGCGGCGTTCTCACGGCGCTGGACGGGCCGCTTGGGGACGGCGACCTCGGCGACGGCCTCGGCCGGTGAAGAGACCGAGGCCGGTGAACAGGCCGAGGCCGACGAGCGGGTGACCGCGGCGGTGGCGGTGGCGGTGGCGGTGGCGGCGCGGGTGCCCGAGCGGGTGGGTGCCGTCGAGAGCGAGGTGCCGTCGGACTCGACGACGGGGGACTCGACGACGACGGACTCATCGGCCGGGGACAAACCGAACGACGACTCATCGAACGAGGTCCCGTCCAACAAGGTCTCGTCCAACAAGGTCTCATCGGATGAGACCTTGTTGGACGAGGACCCGACGTGGGCCGATCCGCCCCGCCAGGCCCTTCGGCGTTCCGTGCTCGCGGAGTTCACGGTCGCGGTGATCGTCCTGGTGATCACCACCGTGCTGACGGGAACCCTGCCGGGTCGCGCGGCGGCGGAGATCGCCAAGGAGAGCGCGGGCGCGGCGGCCGGTGGGGTCACGGCCTCCTCGTCGACGGTTCCGTTCGACGTCGGTACCCCGAACGGCCACGGCAAGGTGCAGATCGACCTCGGCCCGGGGCGCGTGGGCAAGAACTCCGTCCAGGCCGTGGTCTTCGGCCCCGACGACGGCATCGCGACCGTCCCCGAGCTGCGTCTCACCTTCACCCTGAAGTCCCAGAAGATCGGCCCGATCGACGCGAAGCTCACCGACCGCGGCGGCTACTGGGCCACCGACACCCTCCAACTCCCGCTCCCCGGCAAGTGGACGATGAAGCTCACGGTCCGCACGACGGAGATCGACCAGGTCACGGTGGAGAAGTCGGTACGGGTGAGCTAG
- a CDS encoding cupin domain-containing protein, which translates to MTAEDLIAHYELEPIPREGGRFRQTWAGPERGDGRPEGTAIVALLTTEPGDRSALHRLPGDEIWHFHLGDPLRMLLLAPDGSSRVVVLGPDVLNGQHVQYVVPAGTWMGASVQDDGDSDSDSDADADSDADSDADADADGDGDADGDGDADGDGDGDRGRAGWTLFGCTMAPGFTFEGYEHGDAVELVRRYPDRAAEIGRLGRA; encoded by the coding sequence GTGACTGCCGAAGACCTCATAGCGCACTACGAGTTGGAGCCCATACCGCGTGAAGGGGGTCGTTTCCGGCAGACGTGGGCGGGGCCCGAGCGGGGCGACGGGCGGCCGGAGGGGACCGCGATCGTCGCCCTGCTCACCACCGAACCCGGCGACCGCTCCGCGCTGCACCGGCTGCCCGGCGACGAGATCTGGCACTTCCACCTCGGCGATCCGCTCCGGATGCTGCTCCTCGCCCCCGACGGCTCCTCACGGGTCGTCGTCCTCGGGCCGGACGTGCTCAACGGGCAGCATGTGCAGTACGTCGTGCCCGCCGGGACCTGGATGGGGGCGTCGGTCCAGGACGATGGCGACTCCGACTCCGACTCCGATGCCGACGCCGACTCCGACGCCGACTCCGACGCCGACGCCGATGCCGATGGCGATGGCGATGCCGATGGCGATGGCGATGCCGATGGCGATGGCGATGGCGATCGCGGACGTGCGGGCTGGACGTTGTTCGGGTGCACGATGGCGCCGGGGTTCACCTTCGAGGGGTACGAGCACGGGGACGCCGTGGAGTTGGTGCGGCGGTATCCGGACCGGGCTGCCGAGATAGGGCGGCTGGGGCGGGCGTAG
- a CDS encoding GNAT family N-acetyltransferase gives MTTDTDGTVESYGDRVAVHEQVVDGFGTVRILPLDAKADAEVVHGWVSEPRAEFWGMNGLTEEQVREVYEGLEAFDTHHAYLAVHDGEPVGLLQTYEPEADRVGECYEVEPGDIGVHVLLAPAGDGGGRPGWSSAVLAAFTSYVLIGLDRPRVVVDPDERNERAIARFARQGFERGPVVVLPEIDLPEVYLPEKRARLAFLRRETVFGR, from the coding sequence ATGACCACTGACACCGACGGGACCGTCGAGTCGTACGGCGATCGCGTGGCCGTTCATGAGCAGGTGGTCGACGGGTTCGGGACCGTGCGGATCCTGCCCCTGGACGCGAAGGCCGATGCCGAGGTGGTCCATGGCTGGGTGAGCGAGCCGAGGGCCGAGTTCTGGGGCATGAACGGGCTCACGGAAGAACAGGTGCGGGAGGTGTACGAGGGCCTGGAGGCCTTCGACACCCACCACGCCTATCTCGCGGTGCACGACGGCGAGCCCGTCGGGCTGCTGCAGACGTACGAGCCGGAGGCCGACCGGGTCGGCGAGTGCTACGAGGTCGAGCCCGGCGACATCGGCGTCCATGTGCTGCTGGCGCCCGCCGGGGACGGCGGAGGGCGGCCGGGGTGGTCGTCCGCGGTGCTGGCGGCCTTCACCTCGTATGTGCTGATCGGGCTGGACCGGCCGCGGGTCGTCGTCGATCCGGACGAGCGGAACGAGCGGGCGATCGCGCGGTTCGCACGGCAGGGGTTCGAGCGCGGACCGGTCGTCGTACTGCCGGAGATCGACCTGCCGGAGGTGTATCTGCCCGAGAAGCGGGCCCGGTTGGCGTTCCTGAGGAGGGAGACCGTGTTCGGTCGGTAG